The sequence TTCCTCTGCAGAGGCCTTGACAATGCTGGCAAAACCACCATCTTGAAGAAGTTCaatggggatgagattgacaccATCTCGCCCACGTTAGGGTTCAACATCAAGACATTGGAACACCGGGGGTGAGTCTTCCTATTCTCTCAAGCTGCCTTGTGGATGAAAGAAGAGTCTAGCTTGGCCTTCCCCTTCCTGTTTTCCCTTCTTGCAACACCCTGGCACCTCCCCTCTCTGTCCCCTCTTTGTTTTTCTTGATCTAAACTCCTCCTTCAGCTTGGCCCAGTTTTAACCCCTTCATGCCCAATGTGGTACCTCATTGCAGGTTCAAGTTGAACATCTGGGATGTGGGGGGCCAGAAGTCCTTGCGCTCTTACTGGAGGAACTACTTTGAGAGCACGGACGGCCTTATCTGGGTGGTAGACAGTGCTGACCGCCAGCGTCTGGAGGACTGCAAGAGGGAACTGCAGAGTCTTCTGGTGGAAGAGGtaggagctggggtggggggggaggcaggtaGTGCATTGCCTCCTCTGAAGCCCTGTAGGTGCAGAGCGGAGGTGGCCACTGGTTTTGTTGCTGCCAATCTGGATTGGATTCCCCGAGGAATGAGGGGTGAGTGTGGGTGACTTTCTTTCATTTGCGGCTTGTTTTCCAACAGCGCTTGGCGGGAGCCACCTTGCTGATCTTTGCCAATAAGCAGGACCTGCCAGGGGCGCTGAATGCCAGTGCCATCCAGGAGGTGAGCGGCAGAGGTTACATGTGGAGGGGGAACCAATACTTAGGGGAGGGTGGGCTGAGTGGCTCAAAGAAAGGCAACAtgttcctggaggctggcaggacGGAAAATGGGTAGctactttctttctttgttctttttctgtacAGCTTTCCATTGCTACTAAATGCAACAAAACAAGCAAATGACAGCTGACCagaaacctgacatattaaaagCATTAACACATTTTAAGAAGAAAGTTAGAAAAAGGCCTATATGCCCAATTCAGCCTGACTCTCTTGCCTAAACTGGATGGGAGAAGAGGCATGCCTTCCTTTAGCTAACTGCCCCATTCGTTAGGATGGGGCCGCTGCTGAATCCATTGTTGCCCTGGCACTCAGGGACTGACAATCCAGGTTCTAACCTGAATGGGAACTAGCCTGGTTGTGGCATTTTACCTTTGGCCTGAGTCTGCTCCAGCTGTGCAGGCACTCAGCGCCTCTGTGGAATCCCCAGAAGATAACTGGTGTGGCGTCTCGTCTCAGGGCCCTCAGTGAAGGCCCTGCCTGCTCGTGGGCCTTCTCCAAACTTTGCAGGAGTGTCACCCTCCTCTTTATTTGTCTACCTTTCCTAGGCTTTGGACCTCGACAGCATCCAAAGCCACCACTGGTGTATCCAAGGCTGCAGCGCTTTCACAGGAGAGAATTTGCTGGCAGGCATAGACTGGCTCCTGGATGACATCTCTAGCCGGGTGTTCACAGCGGACTGAGCAGTGGTGGGGTCAGGCATGCGCTGCCTCCCCATCCGCTGTGTGTGGCTGGAGCCTTGGACTGCATTTCCAGGCTACTAAGATGGCTGGGCCTGCCCTTTGACCTGGAATGAAGCTTGGCCCATTGGGACTGGAGTTTGGGGCTGGAACTGTTTCTGCTCAGCATGGCCTTCAGGCGCAGGCCTTGCCTGTGGAGGAGCAGAGACAGGGGATgccagtgggggagggagggtctGCCTTCTCCCTGTTCTCTGTATGGAGTTGTTTCTGGAATATCTTAATAAAGCCGCCGCTTGTGATTCAAAGGTGTGTTGCACAGATCGTTTTCTAGATTTtgagtgttttttccccctctcctgtACTGGGCTTCTGGACTGAG is a genomic window of Eublepharis macularius isolate TG4126 chromosome 1, MPM_Emac_v1.0, whole genome shotgun sequence containing:
- the ARL2 gene encoding ADP-ribosylation factor-like protein 2, which codes for MGLLSILKKMRQKERELRLLMLGLDNAGKTTILKKFNGDEIDTISPTLGFNIKTLEHRGFKLNIWDVGGQKSLRSYWRNYFESTDGLIWVVDSADRQRLEDCKRELQSLLVEERLAGATLLIFANKQDLPGALNASAIQEALDLDSIQSHHWCIQGCSAFTGENLLAGIDWLLDDISSRVFTAD